In Candidatus Binatia bacterium, the following proteins share a genomic window:
- a CDS encoding acyl-CoA dehydrogenase family protein — protein sequence MVSFQPSEEQQLIRDTVAAFAQEQIRPRAHPADESGQIPSDVIQQGWELGLVQSAIPEAHGGAGDTHSALTGALVAEELAWGDLSIALHLLAPRLVAYPVMEMGTPQQKERILAAYAGEKFCAGSAAVVEPRFDFDLAELSATAKRSNGSYVLNGSKCFVPLGAEAAHVLVYARTDGREGYESVGGFLLDKGTPGLKIVEREKNMGLKALETNEIVLENCRVPAENRLGGDKGCDFAKLMDYSRVGLAAMAVGVARAAYEYAREYAKERRAFGVAIAQKQVIAFMLAEMALEIDATRLLTWEAAWKLDKGEDATREAYLAKNYAANMVLKVTDNAVQVLGGHGYIREHPVELWLRNGRGFATFEGLVML from the coding sequence ATGGTCAGTTTCCAACCCAGTGAAGAACAACAGCTCATTCGCGACACGGTCGCCGCTTTTGCGCAGGAGCAAATTCGGCCGCGTGCGCACCCGGCCGATGAGAGCGGTCAGATTCCAAGCGACGTCATCCAGCAGGGCTGGGAGCTCGGCCTGGTCCAGAGCGCTATCCCGGAGGCCCACGGCGGCGCGGGCGACACGCACTCGGCGCTGACCGGCGCCTTGGTGGCCGAAGAGCTGGCGTGGGGTGATCTGTCGATCGCGCTGCACCTGCTGGCGCCGCGGCTGGTGGCCTATCCGGTCATGGAGATGGGTACGCCGCAGCAAAAGGAGCGCATCCTTGCCGCCTATGCGGGTGAGAAGTTCTGCGCTGGGTCTGCCGCAGTCGTGGAGCCACGCTTCGACTTCGACCTCGCCGAGTTGAGCGCCACCGCCAAGCGCAGCAATGGATCGTACGTGCTGAACGGATCCAAGTGCTTCGTGCCGCTTGGTGCTGAGGCGGCGCACGTGCTGGTCTACGCGCGCACGGACGGACGCGAGGGGTACGAGAGCGTCGGTGGATTCCTGCTCGACAAGGGCACGCCCGGGCTCAAGATCGTCGAGCGCGAGAAAAACATGGGTCTCAAAGCGTTGGAGACCAATGAGATCGTGCTGGAGAATTGCCGCGTGCCGGCGGAGAACCGGCTTGGTGGCGACAAGGGCTGCGATTTCGCCAAGCTGATGGACTACTCGCGTGTCGGCCTGGCGGCGATGGCCGTCGGCGTGGCGCGCGCCGCCTACGAGTACGCCCGCGAGTACGCCAAGGAGCGCCGCGCCTTCGGGGTGGCCATCGCCCAGAAGCAGGTGATCGCCTTCATGCTCGCCGAGATGGCGCTCGAGATCGATGCGACGCGACTGCTGACCTGGGAGGCGGCCTGGAAGCTCGACAAAGGCGAGGACGCCACGCGCGAGGCGTATCTGGCCAAGAACTACGCCGCCAACATGGTCCTGAAGGTCACGGACAACGCCGTCCAGGTCCTCGGCGGACACGGCTACATCCGCGAGCATCCGGTCGAGCTGTGGCTGCGCAACGGCCGCGGTTTCGCCACCTTCGAAGGCCTGGTGATGCTGTAA